The following are encoded in a window of Telmatobacter sp. DSM 110680 genomic DNA:
- a CDS encoding glycosyl hydrolase family 39, translating to MKIQTLPVFVGLMIATIAFAQSPVSVTVDAKSAAHPFPHFWEETFGSGRAILALRDNYRKDLTDVHDQVGMRYVRFHAILHDEVGVYDEDDKGSLVYNFTYVDQIYDGLLERKVRPFVEISFMPRKLAAKEAIHPFWYKQSVSPPKDYGKWDALMRAFAEHLVERYGIDEVSQWYFEVWNEPNIDFWAGDPKQATYFELYDHTARALKAVNSRIRVGGPATAAAHWVPEFLSHVKEQQVPVDFVSTHGYADDSVEDMFGSHEEIPMHDRVCRAIAKVDGEIKASAFPSLPLMWTEWNVPSYDKLNARDNWYVGPALARDIRQCDGHVNMMSYWTFDDVFEEGGVKTMPFDGGFGLIAPGRIKKPSFYDFALLHQLGDMRLENAADNVLVTRREDGTLVLAVWNLVDMDKLAQGSPLTIHLNFKGISANATVSIQRVDELHGNPMTLYKSMGSPRYPTLKQVAELNQASALPAPEKAELKRGELDLVLPVNGMALIEVASRK from the coding sequence ATGAAGATTCAAACGCTGCCTGTTTTTGTTGGTTTGATGATTGCCACGATTGCATTCGCACAGTCTCCAGTGTCGGTGACGGTCGATGCCAAGTCGGCTGCGCATCCATTCCCGCATTTCTGGGAGGAGACGTTTGGATCGGGGCGCGCCATACTCGCCCTGCGCGACAACTATCGCAAAGATCTGACAGATGTGCACGATCAGGTGGGGATGCGCTATGTGCGCTTCCACGCGATTCTGCATGACGAGGTCGGCGTCTACGACGAGGATGACAAGGGCAGCCTGGTATACAACTTCACGTATGTGGATCAGATTTATGATGGGCTGCTGGAGCGAAAAGTAAGGCCGTTCGTCGAGATCAGCTTCATGCCGCGGAAGCTGGCTGCAAAGGAAGCGATTCATCCTTTCTGGTACAAGCAAAGTGTTTCGCCGCCCAAGGATTATGGCAAATGGGACGCGCTGATGCGCGCGTTCGCTGAGCATCTGGTCGAACGTTACGGCATCGACGAAGTGTCGCAATGGTACTTCGAGGTGTGGAACGAGCCCAACATCGATTTCTGGGCGGGCGACCCGAAGCAGGCCACCTATTTCGAACTTTATGATCACACAGCGCGAGCACTTAAGGCCGTGAACTCACGGATTCGCGTGGGTGGACCAGCAACAGCAGCCGCCCACTGGGTTCCGGAATTCTTAAGTCACGTCAAAGAGCAGCAAGTCCCTGTGGACTTTGTTTCCACGCATGGGTATGCCGACGATTCGGTCGAAGATATGTTCGGCTCGCATGAAGAGATTCCGATGCACGACCGTGTCTGCCGGGCAATTGCGAAAGTAGATGGTGAGATCAAGGCGTCGGCGTTTCCCTCGCTGCCGCTGATGTGGACGGAATGGAATGTGCCCTCGTACGACAAGTTGAACGCGCGCGATAACTGGTATGTGGGGCCGGCGCTGGCGCGTGATATCCGCCAGTGTGACGGGCACGTGAACATGATGTCGTACTGGACGTTCGACGACGTCTTTGAAGAAGGCGGAGTGAAGACGATGCCCTTCGACGGAGGGTTCGGCTTGATTGCTCCAGGACGAATCAAGAAACCAAGCTTCTACGATTTTGCACTTCTCCATCAACTCGGAGATATGCGGCTTGAGAATGCTGCAGACAATGTATTGGTGACGCGCCGAGAAGACGGGACGCTGGTACTGGCGGTATGGAATCTGGTGGACATGGACAAGCTGGCACAAGGATCTCCGCTGACGATTCATTTGAATTTCAAGGGAATCTCGGCGAATGCGACTGTATCGATTCAACGCGTGGATGAATTGCACGGCAATCCAATGACGCTGTACAAGTCGATGGGGAGTCCGCGTTATCCGACGCTGAAACAGGTTGCCGAGTTGAACCAGGCGTCCGCCTTGCCGGCGCCTGAGAAAGCGGAACTCAAGCGTGGCGAGCTAGATCTTGTTCTGCCTGTAAACGGAATGGCATTGATTGAAGTTGCAAGCAGGAAATGA
- a CDS encoding glycoside hydrolase family 3 N-terminal domain-containing protein codes for MKNRVSMGTMMKRVCATSAVTMAALLFSSAVAMPVLFGQMRNGSSRHAPSNAQLASPAIEKRVEVLLKQMTLEEKLGQLVQYSDSGYDGEAQTAAEAAAAPGKNPVAKDKVDAMQLVSTGRLGSMLNTVGQARTNALQHAAVEKSRLHIPLMFGADIIHGYKTVYPIPLGLAATFDPGLVTALGHISATEARTGGVDWFYSPMVDISRDPRWGRTQEGAGEDAYLGAAMARAYIRGYQGDDLSLPTSVAASVKHFAAYGAAEAGREYNTTDMSESRLQQDYLPPYKAAVEAGAATIMSAFNPLNGVPASANRYLLQDVLRDRWGFDGFVVSDYTAVMELRNHGIALDAATAARKAITAGVDVDMMSHYYDAELPALVKSGKVPMSVIDEAVRRVLRVKFALGLFEHPYAEGPEVTTAVAEHRPLVRKAAEEAIVLLKNDSSPSERPLLPLSESIKKIALIGPLADNSGEMTGSWGGDRRDPDVVTVKDALEARAKKNGATVVYAKGTEILGDSETGFAEAVDAAKQADVAVLALGESSEMSGEAGSRAHLDLPGNQEKLLEAVAATGRPVVLLVFSGRPLALTWAAQHVPALMETWFPGTEAGSAIVDLLYGDVAPSGKLPMSFPRAVGQEPLYYNHFPTGRPPIGLDLTKAPNFDSRFFSRYIDVPNAALFPFGYGLSYTQFAYQGVTVSRNAIPFDEANHNDARNLMTVTATVRNTGNREGTEVVQCYVRNLGASLEQPVRSLEGFERVTLKPGESKQVSFKLGFPELSFYDNTGRAVIEQTDYTVWVGGSSEAAEHAEFRIVP; via the coding sequence ATGAAAAATCGAGTATCGATGGGAACGATGATGAAGAGAGTTTGCGCAACTTCAGCCGTGACGATGGCGGCATTGCTATTTTCAAGCGCAGTCGCGATGCCTGTTCTGTTTGGCCAGATGCGAAACGGCTCATCGCGCCATGCTCCTTCGAATGCGCAACTTGCTTCGCCGGCAATTGAGAAGCGCGTGGAAGTCTTGCTGAAGCAGATGACGCTCGAAGAAAAGCTGGGGCAACTGGTGCAGTACAGCGACAGTGGCTACGACGGTGAGGCGCAGACGGCGGCGGAGGCGGCGGCAGCTCCGGGCAAGAATCCAGTGGCGAAGGACAAGGTCGATGCCATGCAACTGGTGTCGACGGGGCGGCTGGGATCAATGCTAAACACGGTGGGTCAAGCGCGCACCAATGCTCTGCAGCACGCAGCGGTCGAAAAGAGCAGGCTTCATATTCCGCTAATGTTCGGGGCCGACATTATCCACGGATACAAGACGGTCTATCCGATCCCGCTGGGGCTGGCAGCGACGTTTGATCCTGGCCTGGTGACCGCGCTCGGTCACATTTCAGCAACGGAGGCAAGGACTGGCGGCGTCGACTGGTTTTATTCGCCGATGGTGGATATTTCGCGCGATCCGCGATGGGGAAGGACGCAGGAAGGTGCAGGCGAGGATGCCTACCTGGGAGCGGCAATGGCGCGCGCGTACATTCGCGGGTACCAGGGAGACGATCTTTCGCTGCCGACGAGCGTTGCGGCTTCGGTAAAACATTTTGCAGCGTACGGTGCGGCTGAGGCAGGCCGCGAGTACAACACGACAGACATGTCGGAAAGCCGTCTTCAGCAGGATTATCTGCCACCTTACAAAGCCGCAGTGGAAGCGGGCGCAGCTACCATCATGAGCGCGTTCAATCCTCTGAATGGCGTTCCAGCGTCGGCGAACCGGTATCTGTTGCAGGACGTTCTGCGCGACCGCTGGGGATTTGACGGGTTCGTGGTGAGCGACTACACGGCGGTGATGGAACTGCGGAATCACGGTATCGCACTGGATGCTGCGACTGCAGCGCGCAAAGCAATCACAGCCGGGGTGGACGTCGATATGATGTCGCATTACTACGACGCAGAACTGCCTGCACTGGTGAAGTCAGGCAAAGTCCCCATGAGCGTGATCGATGAAGCTGTACGTCGCGTACTCCGGGTAAAGTTTGCTCTGGGACTGTTTGAGCATCCTTACGCAGAGGGCCCCGAGGTGACGACTGCGGTGGCGGAACACCGGCCTCTGGTCAGGAAGGCCGCCGAAGAAGCGATTGTGCTACTCAAGAATGATTCGTCGCCAAGTGAACGGCCTCTGTTGCCGTTGTCAGAGAGCATCAAGAAGATCGCGCTCATCGGACCGCTAGCGGATAACAGCGGTGAGATGACGGGTTCGTGGGGAGGAGACCGTCGAGATCCTGATGTCGTGACGGTAAAGGATGCCTTAGAGGCACGGGCGAAGAAGAACGGCGCTACCGTGGTGTATGCGAAGGGCACCGAGATTCTGGGCGATTCCGAGACGGGGTTCGCGGAAGCCGTTGATGCTGCAAAACAGGCTGACGTTGCGGTGCTGGCGCTGGGCGAATCGAGCGAGATGAGCGGCGAAGCAGGATCACGCGCGCACTTGGATCTGCCGGGCAATCAGGAAAAGCTGCTTGAGGCCGTTGCCGCAACCGGCCGCCCGGTTGTACTGCTGGTTTTTTCGGGACGTCCGCTGGCGTTGACTTGGGCCGCACAACATGTACCCGCGCTGATGGAAACGTGGTTCCCGGGAACCGAAGCGGGCTCAGCGATTGTCGATTTGCTTTATGGGGATGTTGCGCCGAGTGGAAAACTGCCGATGAGTTTTCCGCGTGCAGTTGGACAGGAGCCGCTGTACTATAACCACTTTCCAACGGGACGACCGCCGATTGGGCTTGATCTAACAAAGGCGCCGAACTTCGATTCGCGTTTTTTCTCTCGCTACATCGATGTTCCGAATGCTGCTTTGTTTCCGTTTGGATACGGGCTTAGCTACACGCAATTTGCTTATCAAGGCGTTACGGTATCGCGGAATGCGATTCCATTTGACGAGGCCAACCATAACGATGCACGCAACCTAATGACGGTGACGGCGACGGTGCGTAATACAGGTAATCGCGAGGGAACCGAAGTGGTGCAGTGTTACGTCCGCAACCTTGGCGCAAGTCTCGAGCAGCCGGTGCGAAGCCTCGAAGGATTTGAGCGCGTAACGCTCAAGCCGGGGGAATCCAAACAGGTCTCATTCAAGCTGGGATTTCCGGAACTATCGTTCTATGACAACACCGGACGTGCGGTGATCGAGCAGACAGACTATACGGTGTGGGTGGGTGGAAGTTCTGAGGCAGCGGAGCATGCAGAGTTTCGCATCGTTCCATAG
- a CDS encoding CRTAC1 family protein codes for MAFNQIPCVERRGFLKALGLVTASALAPRRMLPFPAQAGATPLSAGIRFEEIAKQSGLNFVTRNCATPNKNQPETMVAGIALFDYDNDGFLDIYCVNGAEIPSLEKTSPAYWNRLFRNNHDGTFTDVTEKAGVAGAGYGMGVAIGDFNNDGNADIFVANVTGNQLFRNNGNGTFTDVTAKAGVAGAHAHGKKMWSVGAGWFDYNNDGLLDLFVVNYCHWEVNKDPYCALKEGLRAYCHPNLYLPLHNTLYRNNGDGTFTDVSHETGIDAFYGKGMGVSFADFDGDGFLDAFVTNDTMPNFLFRNIGGKKFEEIAVAAGVAYSPDGDALSGMGSDFRDINNDGLPDIWHDAVEHEGFPLYINQGGGIFIDANNTSGLGQLTNRMTGWSNGVYDFDNDGWKDLFVARANVMDNIQQAIPAEAYPEPNSVFRNLGNGKFQDVSSSAGSSFQIPGAHRGAAFGDIFNTGHIDVVVSSLNEPIKLFRNIGAAGQHWLLLHLVGTRSNRMGLGAQIKITTPDGRSQWNEATTAVGYACSSDPRVHFGLGSSTAVKEIQITWPSRAVQRLTNIPADQILTIEEPKS; via the coding sequence ATGGCCTTCAATCAAATCCCGTGTGTTGAACGTCGCGGCTTTCTCAAAGCCCTTGGCCTCGTCACCGCATCTGCACTTGCGCCGCGTCGCATGTTGCCTTTTCCCGCGCAAGCCGGCGCGACTCCACTCTCTGCGGGTATTCGTTTCGAGGAAATCGCCAAACAGTCCGGACTCAACTTTGTCACCCGAAATTGTGCGACACCCAACAAGAACCAGCCGGAAACGATGGTCGCCGGCATAGCCTTGTTCGACTACGATAACGATGGTTTTCTCGACATCTATTGTGTCAACGGCGCTGAAATCCCCTCTCTCGAAAAAACCTCGCCAGCTTACTGGAACAGACTCTTCCGGAACAATCATGACGGTACGTTCACCGACGTGACAGAGAAGGCTGGCGTTGCTGGAGCCGGCTACGGGATGGGCGTGGCCATCGGCGACTTCAACAACGATGGCAACGCCGACATCTTCGTAGCCAACGTCACCGGCAACCAACTCTTCCGCAATAATGGGAACGGTACGTTCACTGATGTCACCGCTAAAGCAGGTGTCGCAGGCGCACACGCCCATGGAAAGAAGATGTGGTCTGTCGGCGCGGGTTGGTTCGACTACAACAACGACGGCCTGCTCGATCTTTTCGTTGTCAACTATTGCCATTGGGAGGTCAACAAGGATCCCTACTGCGCGCTCAAAGAAGGCCTGCGCGCCTATTGTCATCCCAATCTCTACCTGCCCCTGCATAACACTCTCTATCGCAACAACGGCGATGGCACGTTCACTGACGTCTCGCATGAAACCGGCATCGACGCCTTCTATGGCAAGGGCATGGGCGTCTCGTTTGCAGATTTCGACGGCGACGGCTTTCTCGATGCCTTTGTCACCAACGACACCATGCCCAACTTCCTCTTCCGCAACATTGGCGGAAAGAAGTTCGAAGAGATCGCCGTCGCTGCAGGTGTTGCTTATTCGCCCGACGGCGATGCTCTCTCCGGCATGGGCTCCGACTTCCGCGACATCAACAACGACGGGCTGCCCGACATCTGGCATGACGCAGTCGAGCACGAAGGTTTCCCGCTCTACATCAACCAGGGCGGCGGCATCTTCATTGACGCCAACAACACCAGCGGCCTTGGTCAACTCACCAACCGCATGACTGGCTGGAGCAACGGAGTTTACGACTTCGACAACGACGGATGGAAAGACCTCTTCGTCGCGCGTGCCAATGTGATGGACAACATCCAGCAGGCCATCCCCGCTGAGGCCTACCCTGAGCCCAACTCCGTCTTCCGTAATCTCGGCAACGGCAAGTTCCAGGACGTCAGTTCCAGCGCCGGATCCAGCTTCCAGATCCCCGGTGCACATCGCGGCGCAGCCTTCGGTGACATCTTCAATACCGGTCACATCGATGTCGTTGTTAGTAGTCTCAACGAGCCCATCAAACTTTTCCGCAATATTGGCGCCGCCGGTCAGCACTGGCTTCTCCTGCATCTTGTCGGCACGCGTAGCAACCGCATGGGCCTTGGTGCGCAAATCAAGATCACTACTCCCGATGGCCGCTCGCAATGGAACGAGGCCACGACCGCCGTCGGCTACGCGTGTTCGAGCGACCCGCGCGTTCACTTTGGCCTGGGCTCCAGCACCGCCGTCAAAGAAATTCAGATCACCTGGCCCAGCCGCGCCGTGCAACGCCTCACCAATATCCCTGCAGATCAAATTCTCACGATCGAAGAGCCGAAGTCTTAG
- a CDS encoding cytochrome c3 family protein, translating to MEKKTNSNDSSIDGILNPAKFSRDRQVDLCAECHNGIQRVGLKPSFSFIPGRPLGEYFKALPSFDSEHPDVHGNQVGLLQRSKCYLSSDKMSCSTCHDVHTSGQSLESYSLKCLNCHNWQNCAIAKKMGHQIANQCIGCHMPVEETNVIVSQTAGQVVHAKMRNHWIKIYPTGTGAKPE from the coding sequence ATGGAGAAAAAGACTAACTCAAACGACTCTTCAATCGACGGCATCTTGAATCCCGCGAAATTTTCGCGGGACAGACAGGTTGATTTGTGTGCCGAGTGCCACAACGGAATCCAGCGGGTAGGACTGAAACCGAGCTTTTCTTTTATTCCGGGCCGGCCACTTGGCGAATACTTCAAGGCGCTTCCGTCATTCGACTCCGAGCATCCGGATGTTCACGGAAATCAGGTCGGATTGCTTCAGCGGAGCAAGTGCTATCTTTCTTCAGATAAGATGAGTTGCTCGACCTGTCACGATGTTCATACCAGCGGACAATCGCTCGAGTCGTATTCACTGAAGTGCCTCAATTGCCATAATTGGCAAAACTGCGCCATCGCGAAGAAGATGGGACATCAAATTGCGAACCAATGCATCGGCTGCCATATGCCCGTCGAGGAGACTAATGTGATTGTGTCGCAGACCGCAGGCCAGGTGGTTCATGCGAAGATGCGAAACCACTGGATCAAGATTTACCCGACAGGCACAGGAGCGAAACCTGAGTAG
- a CDS encoding tetratricopeptide repeat protein translates to MGQQNPATTRSQAMTLEQQGQNEDAEHIWSEIVKADPSNAEALAHLGLLAARQEHYDAAIDFYRRALAINPNLLGLQMNMGLASFKAAQFPDAIKFFSAEIRKHPGDPRLTILLGMAHYGMKDYLVAIPYLQRAAKRDPQNVTLRMTLARSCLQSRQFQSLLDTHKEIKELNADSAEADMLAGEALAEMGDRAAAEQEFREAILKDPRMPQLHFGLGYLLWSESKWSESAAQFESELQINPKFINAQIYLADSWVRQNEFAKALAVLSPLIPSARSEALFHRDLGIIYANSGRAADAIREFATSIEADPEDPEPHIQLAKLYQTTNQRSAVDGELQKAKGLASRSNPSLEEVLSSTETPVP, encoded by the coding sequence ATGGGGCAGCAAAATCCGGCAACTACCCGTTCGCAAGCGATGACTCTGGAACAACAGGGACAGAATGAAGATGCGGAACATATCTGGAGCGAAATTGTTAAAGCCGATCCGAGCAATGCGGAAGCGCTAGCACATCTTGGTTTGCTTGCGGCACGGCAAGAACATTACGACGCAGCCATCGACTTTTACCGCCGCGCGTTAGCAATCAATCCCAATCTTCTGGGACTGCAGATGAACATGGGATTGGCATCATTCAAAGCCGCACAGTTTCCTGACGCTATCAAATTCTTCTCGGCTGAAATCAGAAAACATCCTGGCGATCCGCGCCTCACCATCCTGCTCGGCATGGCGCACTACGGGATGAAAGACTATCTCGTTGCCATTCCATATTTACAGCGCGCCGCTAAACGCGATCCGCAGAACGTCACCCTCCGCATGACATTGGCACGTAGTTGTCTACAAAGCAGGCAGTTTCAATCTCTGCTCGACACGCACAAGGAAATTAAGGAACTCAATGCGGATTCTGCCGAGGCCGATATGCTCGCGGGAGAAGCACTCGCAGAAATGGGCGACCGAGCCGCTGCAGAGCAGGAATTCCGAGAAGCCATCTTGAAAGATCCAAGAATGCCCCAGCTTCACTTCGGGCTAGGCTATCTCCTATGGTCCGAGAGCAAATGGAGTGAAAGTGCCGCCCAGTTTGAGTCAGAGTTGCAAATCAATCCAAAGTTCATCAACGCCCAGATATATCTCGCTGATTCATGGGTGCGGCAGAATGAATTCGCAAAAGCTCTGGCAGTGCTGAGCCCGCTCATTCCCAGCGCACGGTCCGAAGCGCTTTTTCATCGGGACCTTGGCATCATCTATGCCAACAGCGGACGCGCAGCAGATGCCATTCGAGAATTCGCAACGTCAATTGAGGCCGATCCTGAAGACCCTGAACCGCATATCCAATTAGCCAAGCTCTACCAGACCACGAATCAGCGCAGCGCGGTGGATGGTGAACTCCAGAAAGCCAAAGGCCTGGCGTCGCGAAGCAATCCGTCTCTCGAAGAAGTACTCAGCTCTACTGAAACTCCAGTTCCCTGA
- a CDS encoding tetratricopeptide repeat protein, with protein MSRPSQAQSRSSAATHSTTETKTFESLSKSADEARDAGRLDDAVKLYRRALTLNPKWTEGWWSLGTLHYDSDRYLEAQLAFGKVVALDPKQGTARAMLGLCEFELGKSEQALKDIEASKSLGVLEDKQLRDVVVYHDGILLQRAGQFEAAKAALTSLCLNGVRSSELAGTFGMVALRMRDVAAPDPSTEAGEVVQHAGRGACLNAAKEYETAKTEFDQVIARAPHFPLVHYAYGCALVDARDIPGAIKEFEAEIAEQPKSVLPRLHIAVAEYKVDSAAGLKYAEEAVQLDPKLPLGHYLLGLLLLDTGAYERAVPELETARKAFPQEGRIDLSLATAYAHVGRLQDAAQARVEFARKKQAEQAKAEGAVEITDAMNARTKQ; from the coding sequence GTGAGCCGACCATCCCAGGCACAATCTCGAAGTTCCGCTGCGACACATTCCACCACAGAAACGAAGACATTTGAATCGCTATCCAAGAGCGCCGATGAAGCACGCGACGCCGGACGGCTGGATGATGCGGTAAAGCTATATCGCAGGGCGCTGACGCTGAATCCAAAGTGGACCGAGGGATGGTGGTCGCTGGGAACACTTCACTACGACAGCGACAGGTATCTCGAAGCGCAGTTGGCGTTCGGCAAAGTAGTGGCTCTTGATCCAAAACAGGGAACGGCGCGCGCGATGCTCGGGCTGTGCGAATTCGAACTAGGCAAGTCCGAGCAGGCATTGAAGGATATCGAGGCAAGCAAATCGCTGGGCGTCCTCGAGGATAAACAGTTGCGCGACGTGGTGGTTTATCACGATGGAATACTGCTTCAGCGAGCTGGCCAGTTTGAGGCCGCCAAAGCGGCCCTGACGTCGTTGTGTCTGAATGGCGTGCGCAGTAGCGAACTGGCGGGAACCTTTGGCATGGTCGCTCTGCGCATGCGCGACGTGGCGGCTCCCGACCCGAGCACAGAAGCCGGAGAGGTCGTGCAGCACGCAGGGCGGGGCGCGTGCCTGAATGCGGCAAAGGAATATGAAACGGCGAAGACGGAATTCGATCAGGTGATCGCGCGTGCACCCCATTTTCCGCTGGTTCACTATGCCTACGGATGCGCGCTTGTTGACGCGCGCGACATTCCAGGAGCGATCAAAGAATTCGAGGCGGAGATCGCGGAGCAGCCTAAGAGTGTGCTGCCGCGCCTGCACATCGCGGTCGCGGAGTACAAGGTGGATTCAGCAGCGGGGCTGAAGTACGCCGAAGAAGCGGTTCAACTGGATCCGAAGTTACCCCTAGGACATTATCTTCTGGGGCTTCTGCTGCTTGATACCGGTGCGTACGAACGAGCGGTTCCGGAATTGGAGACAGCGCGCAAAGCGTTTCCGCAAGAGGGAAGAATTGACCTCTCGCTCGCAACCGCGTATGCGCACGTGGGCAGGTTGCAGGACGCGGCGCAGGCACGGGTCGAATTTGCGCGCAAGAAGCAGGCGGAACAAGCGAAGGCCGAAGGCGCTGTGGAGATTACCGACGCGATGAACGCGAGAACGAAGCAGTGA
- the fdhD gene encoding formate dehydrogenase accessory sulfurtransferase FdhD: MPRVQPALELTHVTEWLNGTDRRIEDHLAVEEPLEIRIDGKPLTVTMRTPGHDEELAAGFFWTEGLIESPGQIVEVRKISVKNAARDNIVSVELGDHSFDPELLQRNFFAASSCGICGKASIAAIRVRGLTHPNADFRIDPELLCALPALLRDQQQLFGRTGGLHAAALFDSAGKLLVIREDIGRHNAVDKVIGWSLVKGLLPLSDCAMMVSGRGGFEIVQKALAAGVPLLASVSAPSSLAVKLAREMSLTLVGFLRDRRFVIYSNPERCRS; encoded by the coding sequence GTGCCAAGAGTCCAGCCAGCGCTCGAACTGACCCATGTAACCGAGTGGTTAAACGGGACCGATCGCCGAATTGAAGACCATCTGGCGGTCGAAGAGCCGCTCGAGATCCGTATCGACGGAAAACCTCTGACCGTCACGATGCGCACTCCGGGGCACGACGAGGAACTGGCCGCTGGCTTCTTCTGGACCGAAGGCCTGATCGAATCGCCCGGCCAGATCGTCGAAGTTCGCAAAATCTCGGTGAAAAACGCGGCGCGTGACAACATCGTCAGCGTTGAACTAGGCGACCACTCGTTCGATCCTGAACTCCTGCAACGCAATTTCTTTGCAGCCTCCAGTTGCGGTATTTGCGGAAAAGCATCTATTGCCGCGATTCGCGTACGCGGTCTGACTCATCCGAACGCCGACTTCCGCATTGACCCTGAACTGCTTTGCGCACTTCCCGCGCTACTGCGAGACCAGCAACAACTCTTCGGACGAACCGGAGGACTGCATGCGGCAGCCCTTTTCGACAGCGCCGGAAAGCTTCTCGTCATTCGAGAAGACATCGGACGCCACAACGCGGTTGATAAAGTCATAGGCTGGTCGCTGGTGAAAGGACTTCTCCCGCTATCGGATTGCGCCATGATGGTCAGTGGCCGCGGTGGATTCGAGATTGTTCAGAAGGCTCTTGCCGCCGGTGTTCCGCTTCTGGCTTCCGTCTCTGCTCCATCCAGTCTCGCAGTTAAATTAGCGCGTGAAATGAGCTTGACGCTTGTCGGATTTCTTCGCGATCGTCGCTTTGTGATTTATTCCAATCCTGAGCGGTGCCGCTCCTGA